In Synergistaceae bacterium, the DNA window ACTTTTTGCGTGAAAATGCGCTTTGAATTTCCCGGTCTCATGTCGGATAATTAGCACACCCAGAAAAAATTTCACAACATAACAAAATATTACCGCGAGGAGTCATTATCCATGAAATATTATCTCGCTGTTGATATAGGTGCGTCATCAGGCCGTCATTTACTCGGCTGGAATGAAAGCGGGAAAATCCTCACAAAGGAAGTATACCGCTTCCCGAACGGCATGAAGGAGTCCGGCGGCCATCTCACATGGGACATTGAGTCGCTCGTCTCACACGTCAAGCGCGGAATCGATGAGGCCCTCAAAATTTCGCCCGACATCGTGAGCCTCTCTATCGATACATGGGGAGTCGATTACGTTCTCATGAAGGGAGACTCGGAAGTCCTGCCCTGCTACGCTTACCGTGATTTGAGGACGATTGAGCCGATCGAGAAAGTACACAAGCTGATACCGTTTGAGGAATTATATTCGCGGACTGGGATTCAGCTTCAGACGTTCAACACGATATACCAGATCTACGCGGACAAACTTGCGGGAAGGCTTGAGGGTGTTACGGATTTCCTTCTTATGCCTGAGTACCTGCTGTACAAATTGTGCGGGGTAAAGTCCCACGAGTATACGAACGCTACGACAGGCGGAATGGTAAACGCTCAGACATAGCAATATGACCAGGAAATTATTGCGCGTCTCGGACTCCCGTCAAACCTCTTCAAGTTCCTCCAGAATCCCGGCACAAAACTGGGAGCGTACAAGGGGATTCAGTGTGTATTGTGCGCGACTCATGACACAGCCAGCGCGGTCGAGGGAATCCCTATGGAGGGCAGCGAGATTTATATCTCTTCAGGAACGTGGAGCCTCCTAGGTGTAAAGATGCCTCACGCCGTAACATCAATGCATAGTATGTCGTCAAATTTCACGAACGAGGGCGGAGTCGGCTATATCCGTTATCTGCGTAACATCATGGGAATGTGGCTCGTGAACCGCCTGCGGGATGAGCTTTGCCCGGAAAAAGATTTCGGCGAAATAGTCCGGGAGGCTGAAGCGGATTCGTTTGATGAGACTGTAGACGCTAACGACAATATGTTTCTGTCCCCTGACAGCATGAAGGACGCTTTTGACTCTAATCTCAGGCACAAGCCCGCGAATGTTGCAGGCTACTTCAGGTGCGCTTACCGCTCGTTAGCCAACACTTACCGGGACACGGTGAACGAACTCGAAAACATCACAGGCAGGAAATATCACAGTATATACATTGTCGGGGGCGGGGCGAAAAATTCATACCTCAACCGCTTAACCGAAATCGCAACAGGAAAGAAAGTTATTGCCCTTCCGATAGAGGCTACATCACTGGGCAATCTCAAAATACAAATGGAGGCGGTATAGTTGAGCTATTCAGAAGCAAAGAAAAAATATTCAGCTCTCGGCGTTGACACGGACGCGGCAATCTCAAAGCTGAAGTCCGTACCTGTCTCGTTACACTGCTGGCAGGGCGATGACGTACGCGGATTCGACACAGACCCAAGCAAGCCCCTCACAGGCGGTATACAGACAACGGGAAATTATCCCGGGCGCGCAAGGACTCCTGACGAATTAATGTCAGATCTTGACGAGGTAATGAGCCTCATACCCGGTACGCCGAAAATGAATCTTCACGCAAGCTACGCGATTTTTGACGGCTCGGAATGGGCAGACCGCGACAAATTAGAGCCGAAACATTTTGCGAAATGGGCGGCATTCTGCAAGGAGCGCGGACTCGGCTGCGACTTCAACCCTACATTCTTTTCACACCCGAAATGCGACCCTCTAACGCTCTCTTCACCGAATGATGACACTCGAAAATTCTGGATAGATCACGGGAAGGCCAGCATACGAATCAGCGCATATCTTGCGGAGGAACTCGGACAAACCTGCGTCATGAACATTTGGACGGGCGACGGCTTCAAGGACATTCCCGCCGACAGAATCGGCCCGCGCAAAAGATACCGCGAGTCAATCGACGCAATATTCACAGAGCCTTACGACTTCAGCAAAGTGAAACCCTGCGTAGAAAGCAAAGTTTTCGGAATCGGAGTCGAGGCTTACACGGTAGGAAGCGCGGAATTTGCATTGAGTTACGCCGCTCTGAACATGGGCAAATGTATTCCCCTCATGGACAACGGACACTATCACCCGACAGAAGTTGTGAGCGACAAGATTCCCGCTCTTCTTGCGTTCTTCCCGGAGATTGCACTTCATGTTACGCGCCCGGTGAGATGGGACTCAGATCACGTTGTACTGTTCGATGATGAAATGAAAGAGATTGCCCGCGAAATAGTCAGGTGCGGAGGTCTTGAAGGCCGTGTGCATATTGCGCTTGATTACTTTGATGCTTCAATCAAC includes these proteins:
- a CDS encoding L-rhamnose isomerase; its protein translation is MSYSEAKKKYSALGVDTDAAISKLKSVPVSLHCWQGDDVRGFDTDPSKPLTGGIQTTGNYPGRARTPDELMSDLDEVMSLIPGTPKMNLHASYAIFDGSEWADRDKLEPKHFAKWAAFCKERGLGCDFNPTFFSHPKCDPLTLSSPNDDTRKFWIDHGKASIRISAYLAEELGQTCVMNIWTGDGFKDIPADRIGPRKRYRESIDAIFTEPYDFSKVKPCVESKVFGIGVEAYTVGSAEFALSYAALNMGKCIPLMDNGHYHPTEVVSDKIPALLAFFPEIALHVTRPVRWDSDHVVLFDDEMKEIAREIVRCGGLEGRVHIALDYFDASINRIAAWTMGYRNAQKALLFALLQPVESLKAMQDKGEFSKLLVCQEELKTLPFGDVWDEYCGVCGKPLDGEWFPKVEKYEADVLSKRG